ACTGACCCCGGACAGTCTGCTCGATCTGTCGACGCGAGACATCGCCGCGATTCATGTCGAGGACTTCTACCCCAAGGACATGGCCCGGCGGGTAGTCAAGAGCGCGATGACACACGAAGCGCTCGGTACCTACCGGAAAGAACTCGCCAGCAGCGTCGGCCGCATACACACACCACACGTGGACACGGCATGGGATCCCAAACTCACCGACGCCTACCACCGGCAGGCCGTGCACGCCGTCCACGACGTGCGCTCCATGTTCTACCCGCATCTGTCACCCATCGACCATCTCCGGCTGGTGCTCCAGGAATTCTGGCCTGCGGGCGCCAACCTTCTGCGGCTGAACGGCCGCACCTGCTTTGTCGGCGCGCTGCGCGTCTTCACACCGGGTGCGTCACAGCTCTTGCCGCACAATGACCGGCTGCACCAGGAGACGGACGCTCCGGAGGCGCGGGGCCTGACTGAGCAGATCACCGCCAACGTATATCTCCAAGTACCTGAGACCGGCGGCGATCTTCACCTGTGGCTGCGGGAGCCCGACCAAGCGGAGACCGAACGCATACTGGCAGTGGAAGGGCTCGATCCGGGCAGCATCGAACCACCAGCCCTCACGATCCATCCCCGCGCGGGTGATCTGATCATGTTCAGCTCTTCCATGCTGCACGCCGTTTCGCCCAGCCCGTCCGAGCCGCGAGTCGGAATGGCGGCGTTCATCGGCAGCAGGGGGGCGAACTACCCTCTAGTCTACTGGAGTTGAACAGCGACGGAACAAGGATGAAATGTCATGATGCCACAGGAACGTCAAGAGCAGGAGATCCCCCGCGTCTCGATGACCGACGAGGAGATCGAAGCGGCGAACCTGAAGACGCCCCCGGTACTCAACAGCAAGATCAAGCTGACGGAGTACACGCCGGAATGGGCCACCGCGTTCGCGGAGGAAGCCCGCCGGATCGGCGACGAACTGGGCACACTGCCGCACCGGATCGAACACACCGGATCCACCTCGGTACCCGGGTTACCCGCCAAACCAGTCATCGACATCCTGCTGATCGTTCCCGATTCGGCCGACGAGTCCGCCTATGTGCCCGCTCTGGAGTCCATCGGCTACACGCTCGCGGTCCGGGAGCCCGACTGGTACGAGCACCGCGTTCTGCGCAAGCCCGACCTCGCCCCCAGCGCCGAGTCGGCCAACCTGCACGTGCTCTCCACTGGCTGCCCCGAGATTCAGCGCATGATCCTTTTCCGCGACTGGCTGCGCGCCCACACTGGCGACCGCGACCTCTACGCCCAGACCAAGCGGGACCTCTCGCAGCGGACGTGGACGTACATGCAGCACTACGCCGACGCGAAGAGCGCAGTCATCGCGGACATCCTCGAACGTGCCATGCGAGCTGAACCTCCCAGCGCCCATGGCACCTCGTGAAAGGTGATCTCAGCCTGCTGCGGGAGCGGGATTTCCTTCTGTTCTTCCTCGCCCGCACCTCGTCCCTGACGGGCAATGTCATCGCACCGCTGGGGCTCGCCTTCGCCGTGCTGGCCTTGCCTGACGGCTCTCCGTCCCAGCTCGGACTATTGCTGGGGACCCGCACAGTCGCGCAGCTCGGTCTGATCCTGCTGGGCGGCGTCCTCGCGGACCGGTTCCCCCGCCGGCGTCTGATCATCGTGGGGGAGACCGTCGCCGGGTGCTCCCAGGCCCTGACCGCCGCCGTGTTCCTGCACGGCAGCGTGCCGATGAACCTTCTGATCGTCCTCGCCGCCGTCAACGGCGCGTCCTCCGCCGTCAGCCAACCAGCAGCCACCGCGATCATTCCCCAGCTCGTCGACGCCGAACGCATCCAGCCCGCGAACGCGTTGCTGCGCCTGGCAGCCAACCTCTCGCGTATCGGAGGCGTATTCACCGGCGGAGTACTCATCGCGGCCGTCGCGCCGGGCTGGGCCCTGGCCGCCGACGCCGCCACCTACTTTTTTTCCGCCGTGCTGCTGATGTTCAGCCGCCCTCGTACGCTACCGCGGGCACTCACGGCGACAGAAGCGCCGCCGACCAGTTTCCTCAGCGAACTGCGCAGCGGCTGGACAGAGTTCTCGTCCCTGCGCTGGATGTGGCCGGTCGTAAGCCAGTTCGCAGTCGTCAACGCCTCCTTCGGAGGAGCCATCATGGTGCTCGGCCCGGTGGTGGCCGAGCAGGAGTTGGGCGGCGCGGTCGCCTGGTCGGTCGTCCTCGCCGCCCACTCGGCCGGGTTCGTCCTCGGCAGTCTGATCGCGATCCGCATCCGGCCCCGCTACCCCCTGCGTACAGGCGTTTTCGTCACCTTCGGCTTCTTCCCGGCCTACGTGTTCCTCGCGGCGGGCTCCCCAACCTGGCTCATCGCCACCAGCATGCTGGCGGCGGGCATCTGCATTGATGTGTTCGAGGTCCTGTGGAGAACCACGGTCCACACCCATGTCCCCGAGCATGCCATGTCCCGGATCAGCTCATATGACTCGCTGGTCTCCTTTATCTGCACACCTCTGGGCCTCGCCGTGGCAGGCCCGGTGGCCGCCCATATCGGCATAGCCGAAACACTCCTGCTCAGCGGTGTACTCGTCCTTCTGGCCAGCACCATCCCCCTCTTCTTCTCGGCCGTCCGCACCCTCCCGGCGCGTAGCACCCTCCCGGAACATGTACCGGGATAAGAGCCGATTGACGGGTGTGCTCGACCCACGAGAAGACGTGGCCAGCGAAGCCGGCGCCGCAGCAGGCGCCTCATCGGGCTAAAGCGTGTTGCAGAAGGCTGTGAATCGGGCATTTCCTTTGTATGGGTGGGGTGTTGAGGGTTGAGCCGTTGTGGGTGGAGACGTTCACCGGGTTGCGGATGCGGCAGTTCGATCGGCTGCTGAAGGTGGTCCGGGAACGGGGCGGGAACGGTCCCGGTGGTGGTCGGCCGTGGTGCCTGCCGCTTTCGGACCGTGTGCTGCTGGTGGCCGTCTACTACCGGACGAACCTCACCATGCGACAGCTCGCCCCGCTGTTCGGCGTCTCGCCTGCGACGTTGTGCCGGGTGATCCAGCGGTTGCGGCCGCTTCTCGCGATCGAGCCCGCGTCCCGGCCCGCTGACGCGGTCGAGCGGCTGTGGATCGCGGACGGCACGCTCATCCCCGTCCGTGACCGGAAAGTCGGCGCGTCCTCGCGCAACTACCGGTTCTCGGCGAACGTGCAGGTCGTCATCGACGCCGACACCAGACTGGTGATCGCCGCGGCGATGCCGGTACCGGGCAACACCGCCGACGCGAAGGCCTGGCGGGACTCCGGCCTGGCCACGGACTGCGAGGGCGTGACCGTCCTCGGCGACGGTGCCTACATCAACACCGGACTCGTCGTCCCGCACCGCAAACGCCCCGGACGGGCCCTCCTGCCGGGCGAGGAGGACGACAACGCCGAGCACCGACGGGTGAGAGCCCGCGTGGAGCACGCCTTCGCCCGCATGAAGCACTACAAGATCCTCCGCGACTGCCGACAGCGCGGGTCCGGACTCCACCACGCGGTCCAGGCCATCGCCCACATGCACAATCTCACCCTCGCCGCATAACCAAACCAGCCGAGAACCCAGCCCCGGCCCGCCCAGACACAACCTTCTGCAACACGCTTTAGTTCATCGACGGCCTGTTCCTCAGGCGTCTCCTTGCCCCCACCTATCGATGACGGTGGACAAAGACGTTCACTGACCCGCGGCTCTGCGCGGCGGCGAACGCCTCGCCCAGCGGCCGGACCTACGACGGCCCGGTGGGCAGCAGCGTTGTGCCGCTGCCACGGCGCACGCTGCCGACGGCAACACATGTGAGCTCGACGAGGAGCCGACAGTGACCAGACCCACAGGCGCGCCCCCTCACCCACTCAACTCCGGTGTGCATGTCGACCTCAACCCGGCCACCGCCGTCGTGCACAACGCCCGGTACCAGGCCGACACCATCGCCATCAGCTACCCCGGCGGGCGCCTCACCTACGCCCAACTGGACGACAAGGCTGCCCGGTTCGCGACCGGTACTCGCCGACAGCGGCACCACACAGGGCGACCGGGTCGCCTCCCTCGGACTGAACAGCAGCGCGATCCTGGTGACCATGCTTGCCGCGTTCCGGATCAGCGCCCTCTCCGTGCCGGTCAACTTCCGACTTGCGGAGTCCGAACTCGCGAGTGTCCTGGAGCGCAGCGGCACCGAGGTGATCGTCTGCCAAGAAGGGCACCGCACCGGTGTCGAGGCCCTGCGCGCGCGGACGCGCATCACCCGCTTCCTCCTGGCCGATGACGATCCCGAGGCGCCGACCGAGGGAGCATCGGGCCGGGAGTCCTGGTCCCCACTGATCTCGGCAGCAGCTCCGACTCGGCAGGTGCCCTCAGCTCACCGACGCCCCTGCGATCCTGATGTTTGCCTCGGGCACCACCGGGACGCCCAAGGGCGTGGTCCTCACCCACGGCAACGTCTGGTGGAACGCGGTGAACGTCGAGATGCGCCTCGACACCCGCCGCGGGGACATGACTTACGCCGCCGCCCCCTCTTTCACATCGGAGCCCTCAACAGCTTCGCGATCCGCACCCTGGTCCGTGGCGGCGCGATCGCCGTACTGCCGTCTTCTCTGGGAGGTTCCGCTGTCTCTTGTGAGGGGGACGAGTTCAGCAGGACGGGGACGGGGGCAGGGGGCCGGTATGGCATCGGCAGGTGGCTTCGAGTCGGCCTTGAAGCGTGCTCGGACGTCGCGGAACTGGACGTTGGAGGACGCGGCCGAGCGGTTGAATGTGATCACTGGGGGTGCGACCGATGCCAGCCTGATAAGCGGATGGGAGTCCGGTAGGCGTCGTACTGGTGCTCGCAACCGGGTGGCGTTATGCCAGTTGTACCGGGAACGGTCGGAGGTGCTGTTCGGGCATCAGGACGGCGCGTCCATCAGCGTGTTGGAGGAGTCCGGGACGGATGTGGTCGTGCGGGTCCTCACCCGCTGGGCCGATCTGATGGAGGCCATGATCGAGGTCGTGGTGACCGCGAGGGAGTGGCTGATCGTGACCGGCAGCCGCTCCCGGGAGAAGGCGTACCTGTCGGCGATAGAGACTACGGTGGCCCAGGTTCCCGACCTGGTGCACTACCGCGTCCTGTACGGCCCGCCCCGGTACCAGGAGCTGACCGGCCATCTGCTGCGGCTGCTGGAGCTGCGCGATCCGGGTGAACGCCGCAACGGCGTTCAGACGCTGCGCATCGGCGTCGTGGAGCAGCCGTCGGCGATGGAACGCTTCTTCGTGGCCTCCGAGTGCGCGGCGGTGGTTCCGCTGCCGTCGTTCCACGGCGCGGAGGGCTTCGACTGCGGCATCCTTCTGGGACGCGAGGCTGCGGTCGGGCTGGTCCAGCACGGCCGCGAGGCGTGTGCGTCGGCCCGGCCGGTGGAGACCACCGAAGCGGTCCTCGCACTCACCGCGCGCGGGAAGACGACGGGCAGGCGAGGAGAAACGTGAGCAAGAACAGCGTGGTGGATCAGGCCCGCGGCCGGGCGGCGTCGGTGGTCGACTTGGCGCAGCGACTGGTGCGGGTGCCTTCCCGCGGCGGCCTGGACCCGTACGGTCCGGTCCTGGAGGTCCTGGAGGAATGGCTGTCCGGCCACGGCCTGCCGCACCGGCGCCTGATGAGCCCGACAGGCGACCTGGTGGGCCTCGTGGTGGAGATCGCCGGCCCCGCACCCGGGGCGTGGTGGGCGCTGGACGCCTGCGTGGACACCGCGCCCTTCGGCGACGAGAGCGCCTGGACGTTCCCGCCGACATCCGGCGACGTCAAGGACGGCTGGCTGCAAGGCCGGGGAGCGGCCGACTCCAAGCTCGCGGCCGCCATGTTCTGCCACATCGCCGCCGACATCCACGCCCAGGCCAGTGACCTGGCCGGGGGACTGGCGGTGCTTCTGGACGTCGACGAGCACAC
The nucleotide sequence above comes from Streptomyces sp. NBC_01716. Encoded proteins:
- a CDS encoding transposase family protein; this translates as MGGVLRVEPLWVETFTGLRMRQFDRLLKVVRERGGNGPGGGRPWCLPLSDRVLLVAVYYRTNLTMRQLAPLFGVSPATLCRVIQRLRPLLAIEPASRPADAVERLWIADGTLIPVRDRKVGASSRNYRFSANVQVVIDADTRLVIAAAMPVPGNTADAKAWRDSGLATDCEGVTVLGDGAYINTGLVVPHRKRPGRALLPGEEDDNAEHRRVRARVEHAFARMKHYKILRDCRQRGSGLHHAVQAIAHMHNLTLAA
- a CDS encoding MFS transporter → MKGDLSLLRERDFLLFFLARTSSLTGNVIAPLGLAFAVLALPDGSPSQLGLLLGTRTVAQLGLILLGGVLADRFPRRRLIIVGETVAGCSQALTAAVFLHGSVPMNLLIVLAAVNGASSAVSQPAATAIIPQLVDAERIQPANALLRLAANLSRIGGVFTGGVLIAAVAPGWALAADAATYFFSAVLLMFSRPRTLPRALTATEAPPTSFLSELRSGWTEFSSLRWMWPVVSQFAVVNASFGGAIMVLGPVVAEQELGGAVAWSVVLAAHSAGFVLGSLIAIRIRPRYPLRTGVFVTFGFFPAYVFLAAGSPTWLIATSMLAAGICIDVFEVLWRTTVHTHVPEHAMSRISSYDSLVSFICTPLGLAVAGPVAAHIGIAETLLLSGVLVLLASTIPLFFSAVRTLPARSTLPEHVPG
- a CDS encoding GrpB family protein — protein: MMPQERQEQEIPRVSMTDEEIEAANLKTPPVLNSKIKLTEYTPEWATAFAEEARRIGDELGTLPHRIEHTGSTSVPGLPAKPVIDILLIVPDSADESAYVPALESIGYTLAVREPDWYEHRVLRKPDLAPSAESANLHVLSTGCPEIQRMILFRDWLRAHTGDRDLYAQTKRDLSQRTWTYMQHYADAKSAVIADILERAMRAEPPSAHGTS
- a CDS encoding 2OG-Fe(II)-dependent halogenase WelO5 family protein; translation: MTSSTPATAGPRVSTELTPDSLLDLSTRDIAAIHVEDFYPKDMARRVVKSAMTHEALGTYRKELASSVGRIHTPHVDTAWDPKLTDAYHRQAVHAVHDVRSMFYPHLSPIDHLRLVLQEFWPAGANLLRLNGRTCFVGALRVFTPGASQLLPHNDRLHQETDAPEARGLTEQITANVYLQVPETGGDLHLWLREPDQAETERILAVEGLDPGSIEPPALTIHPRAGDLIMFSSSMLHAVSPSPSEPRVGMAAFIGSRGANYPLVYWS
- a CDS encoding XRE family transcriptional regulator, whose amino-acid sequence is MLFGHQDGASISVLEESGTDVVVRVLTRWADLMEAMIEVVVTAREWLIVTGSRSREKAYLSAIETTVAQVPDLVHYRVLYGPPRYQELTGHLLRLLELRDPGERRNGVQTLRIGVVEQPSAMERFFVASECAAVVPLPSFHGAEGFDCGILLGREAAVGLVQHGREACASARPVETTEAVLALTARGKTTGRRGET